One window from the genome of Oryza glaberrima chromosome 3, OglaRS2, whole genome shotgun sequence encodes:
- the LOC127766459 gene encoding uncharacterized protein LOC127766459, with protein sequence MATGRNDEEEAEKAYELAENRFRANDIAGALHAAREARRHAGDKWYAILAVGDDSSATTSSGTNGAAAVITHEDLKHQYHRLCLLLHPDKNAAAAAEGAFKLLREVWDNLSLLHPPGSAASPPVSCPPPPPPPPPGPRRISCRKCRGSFFTVVGDVVSGVNCVHCNRWVSLFPCPARCARCGVRFTETVSTGTRLLRCAACERSSYVFVKNPYCATSWITGSSYRLKCCRRKPFSAPTPITILTI encoded by the exons ATGGCGACCGGTCGCAACGACGAAGAGGAAGCCGAGAAGGCTTACGAGCTCGCAGAGAATCGCTTCCGCGCCAACGACATCGCCGGAGCGCTCCACGCGGcccgggaggcgcggcggc ACGCCGGCGACAAGTGGTacgccatcctcgccgtcggcgacgattCATCCGCGACGACCTCGAGCGGCACtaatggcgccgccgccgtcatcacgCACGAAGACCTCAAGCACCAGTACCACCGGCTCTGCCTCCTCCTGCACCCGGAcaagaacgccgccgccgccgccgagggcgcCTTCAAGCTGCTCCGGGAGGTGTGGGACAACCTCTCGCTTCTCCACCCGCCGGGCTCCGCCGCGTCTCCTCCGGTAAGctgtccgccaccgccgccgccgccgccgccagggccGCGTCGCATCTCCTGCCGGAAATGCCGCGGCTCGTTCTTCACGGTGGTCGGCGACGTCGTCTCCGGCGTGAACTGCGTCCACTGCAACCGCTGGGTGAGCTTGTTCCCGTGCCCCGCTCGCTGTGCGAGGTGCGGCGTGAGGTTCACGGAGACTGTGTCCACCGGAACGCGTCTCCTCCGGTGCGCCGCCTGCGAGAGAAGCTCCTACGTCTTCGTCAAGAACCCCTACTGCGCCACCTCCTGGATAACCGGATCTTCATATCGATTAAAATGTTGTCGAAGAAAACCATTTAGTGCTCCTACTCCCATCAcaattttgacaatttaa